GACTGGACCTGGCTGCTGGTCCTGCTCCCGATGCTGGGCATCCGCTTCCTCGCCATGGCCTGGCGGTTTCACTATGGCGTATCGGTTGTCGCCGCGGCGCTCATGGGCTTCCTGCCTGTCCTCCGCACCCGGAGCCCGCCCTGGTGGGTCATCGCCTCCACCAGCGTGGTGCTCCTCGCCAGCAACGAGCCGAACCTGCGGAAGCTCACGAGCACGCTTGTCTCTCCCCAGACCTCCCCGCGTCATTGTCCCAGGACACCGGAGCGACTGGCGAGCCTCTCTCGGGGCGTGGACATGCTCACCCAGCACAGCGAGGGCTCGGCGCTGCTGAGCAGCAACCTTGTCACCTTGCTGGCGCACCGCAGCGAGATTTACGCCGTGGGCGGCCCACAGCCGGACGAGGGGCGCGTCCATGAGTGGGTGCTCGTCGAGAAGCCTCCGCATGGTGACGTCTGGCCCCTCACCTCCACGCGAGTGCGGGAACTCATCGACGTCTGGCGCACAGATGCAAGCACGCAAGTCATTATCGATGACGAGAACGTTTTCATGGCGCGAGGGCGCTTTACTGCGCACCGCTGACCCTACAACTTATTGAGCGCAGTTCTAAGCCAACTTCCGTGACGAGAAGCGCTGCAACCCGGACCACGGGCCGCTACTCCTCAAGTACGTGGAGGCATTCGCTCGAGAACAGGGGCTCAGTGATATTCACGGCCCCCCGCGTCCCGCGGACTGGCGTCCTGGCCACGCTCCAGAATCCTTCAAGGTGGCGCATGCGATTCAACCAGAGCGCAAGCCTCCTCCGGAGGGCCTCCTGCCTCTGCGTCGACGACTTCGATGCGGACAGACGAGCGAAGTCGCGACGTGGCCGCCCGACGCGTTCCGGTTGATGAAGCTGATGCGGAACCTACTGAGGCAGACTGCGACCGCTATCTGGAAGGAGCACCGCCGGCTCGACATCCAGAGGGACCGAGAAGACAAGTCGCTCGCCGCCATCGACGTCTTCGTTCAGCACCTCATCGACTCTCGTCTACCCATCGGGTGAATGTGTCCACACCTATGCCTGCCCTGACATAGGTCGTCAGGGCAATTGCCACGAACTGGGGCGTGTGCTCAGAGCCATGATGAGAAACATGGCGATCACCATGTCGTAGGTGAGCACTGACCCGAGGCGCATGACAGCGCCAGGTCTTGTCGCGCTTGGCCATCCACAAGGGTGCGGTCAATTTTCAACAAGGATAGATACTCGCCAGGATGGGGTTGTCGAGAGCTTCCTCATCATCTCCACCGGTGCATCGGTCCGCGGCATCCCACGAGGCGCGCCGGACGCCTGAGAGTCGGCCCCTTCGTGGCGTCGAGAGGCTGGGAGATATCTGCCCCCCGAGTCGAGAAGCACTGCCCAACTCGTTGCGTCACCCATCATCATCCACCTGAGCAACACCCCGTTGGAAAACGCAGGCGCGTGATTTTTGTCGCTTGCGACGGGATGTTCAAACTCCATATCGTTTCAGCTCCCCAAACCCAGGAGCGGTATGCCTATCACAATCAGCCTCACCGAGGCGCGCGCTATTGCCAAGGATGCCTATCTGTATGGATGGCCTCTCTCCGAAAATTACAACACGATCTATGCCTACTCCATTGATCCGGAGAACCCGAACTACAAGGCTCCCTTCAATCAGATCTTCAATGACTCCAAGGTGTTCACCCCGGCGGATACGGCCATCGTGACGCCGAACTCCGATACCCCCTACTCATTCATCACCGCGGATCTCAGAGCAGAGCCATTGGTGATCAGCGTGCCGGCCATGGTGCCGGACAACCGCTACTTCTCGTTCCAGTTGATCGACCTCTACACGTACAACTTCAGCTACATCGGCACCCGGGCTACCGGGAACGGTGGGGGCCACTTCCTGCTGGCGGGCCCCTCGTGGGAGAGCGGCGGGGACAGGTCCGATTTCGCTGGCATCTGCTACAGCGCGAGTCATTTCGCCCTGCTTATCGGACGCACGCAACTCTTCGAACCTGATGAAATCTCTGCAGTCCAGGACCTCCAGAGTCAGTACAAGGTCCAGACCCTGAGTGAGTTTCGCGGGGACTCGAAGCCGCCCCAAGCACTTCCCATCAGTTGGCCGCTCCCCATTACCGGAGATAAGAGCAAGACACCCGAGGTCTTCGGCGTCATCAATTTCATGCTCCAATTCTGCCCCACCAATCCCACCGAGGTGGGGTTGATGGAGCGTTTCGCTCGAATCGGAGTTGGCGCCGGCCTGCCGTTCGATGTGAAGTCCCTGAGCCCCGACATGCTTAAGGCTTTCGAAGAAGGCATTGCCGATGCATGGAAGGAGTTCGAGGACCTCAACAAGGAAGTCGCCACAGGCGAGGCGGACTCAAACGATTTTTTCGGTGCGCGGGAATCCAACAACAACAACTACCTGTACCGCTTCGCGGGAGCGAAGATCGGAATCTACGGAAACTCCAAGCAGGAAGCCATCTATCCGATGTACAGCGTGGATGATGCGGGTCAGATACCGGATGGCTCGACGTCTAAATACACGATCACCCTCGCCAAAGACGAAATGCCACCGGCCCAGGCGTTCTGGTCCATCACGATGTATGACGCCAAGACCCAATTGCTCATCAACAACCCCATCAAGCGGTATCTGGTGAACAGCGCGATGCTGGAGATGGGCGAGTTCAAGACTGGGGAAGACGGCTCCCTCACCTTCTACCTCCAGAAGGCTTGCCCCCGGAAGGAGGACGGGGAGAAGAAGAACTGGCTGCCAGCCCCTGCTGCCCCGTTCTACGCGGTCATGCGACTCTACGTCCCGGAGCCTCGCGCATACGAAGGCGCAGACAGGTGGATTCCCCCTCCGATGAAGCGCGCGGGCTCAGTGTCGGAGGAGAGCACCTGACCCGCGCTGGTACGCCGGAGTCGCTCGCGTTTCCCATCTCCAGGCGGGCCTGACTCACGCAGGATGCGGACCATCTGCTCCTCGGTAAACCTGCTTTTCCTCACGACCGACCTACCTCCTGGCCGCGAGGACTCTCTCACTCTTCAACGGGTCCGAGAATCGGGGGGCAGACCACCGCGTGGCCGCCCCCATCTTGTCAGCGCTGCGAACTCGAATCGCCGCTCCCGGACGGCTCATCAGCGCGATCCGCTTGGTCGAACCTCATGCGAACCATGGACCCGGTCCTTGACAAGAAGACGACAGTGGGTGTGTCACCCTCTCTCGGCACAGGTTCCCTGATCTGATTAAGACTCAAGGCAGCCAGGAGACGAATCTGCTGCCAGGCTGGTCGTATCTGTTCCGGAAACCCCGATGCTTCCTGCTCCGCAACTTCTCGCAGGAGGTGGCGGGTGAGCCACGTTCCTGTACCGCGTCGATGGACCTCCGCAACCGCAGCTTGGATTTCGCCCAGTGAATCAGGAGCTTCCAGTTGTGCGTTCAGCGCTCCGAGTGGTGCATGGCCGAGCCACGGAGCAGGTGGGGCACCTGAGGTCAGCGCCAGAGCAGCGGGAAGCGGGTGCGTCGCGCTGCCGCTGCCATCAAGGAGCCACCACCCCCCAGCATCTTCACGCACTTTGACCGGCCCACAATCCAGCTTGGGCGGGTAGGCGAGCCATTCTCGGCTGACGTACATCAGCGATTGAGCTTCTGAAGGCTCCTCGATCGGAGTGAGTTCGCCTGCTGTGCCGACGCTGAACCACTGCCCCGAGGTGTGCAATACGAAGTGCTGCCCGCCCGCATCCACGAATGTGCGCATGAGCCGGAAAAATGTCCACGAGACCTCCCCAATCTCAATGGCCTCGGCCGCCTCCTTGGCTTCCTCTTTCAGGCGACGGACGAACCGTCTGAAATGAAAGGCGCCAGCGCGCCCCCCTCGCCAGATAAGTTCAGCAAGGGGGCCGGCTATCAGGAACGCAGGGTTGCAGACGGCCCCTCGGGTGAAGAACTGAATCCGCTGGATGGATTCCGCCACCTGCTGGCTCTCGTGCTTCCCTGTCTTGCAGTAGGTGGCGAAGTGCTCACAGTTATTGAAGGAGAGACTGTAGCCCCCCTTCCTGAGCATTCCCAACGCAATGAGGCACGTGTGGTCCACTACATGCACAGGTGTGGTGTAATCGACGACCTCTGACTTCCCTTTACCGATGAAGTCCCGCAGGAGCGTACGTCGGATGCATCCCGTGCTCTTTCGGCCGCCTTCGAATCCGGTAAAATGGACTACCGAGCCATCTCCAAGATCAATGCCGTGGTGCCAAAAAGTGCTCCGCGCAACCTTGATATGGTCCGCCCTGGCCATGCAGCCTATTCCTCGCCTATTCGGCACGCATCAGCGTCCGTACAATTTGCGAAGCTGGTGAAACTTCTCGCGGGCAGTGCGCTTGTCAAATGAGGAAAACAACGTCTTGCTGTCCTCTGTCGTGTCAAACCACACGCGCGTGTACAGCCCGCTGCTGACTCCAAGGTAGCCATGTTCCCCGTTCATCTCAGCCGGACAGGCGTCCAGGACATAGAGATGCCGCTTGGATAGCGTTCGGTAGACTTGCTCCAAATCCTTGGAAATCCCCTGTATTGGATTGAAGTTCATGAGGGTCTCCTGGCTCGTGGAATGAGCTCTCCCTTGCAGTACACTTCGTCGGCGCAGCATCTTCCTCATCGAGCCCGCAGTTCGAAGCGGCTGAAGGGGAAACTGCGATGTCAACACTTGACACTTCGTTCCAGGGAAATGGGGAGCCATTGTGGCGATCCCTCGTGGAGCAACTCGCCTTGAGTTTCGGGGAGGAACTCGCGCGCCAAGTCGCGGAGCAGCTAGCCCAGGGGGCTCGCGTTATCTGGCGCAGCATGAAGCCTCCCTCAAGGCCGGAAAGCATCAGCCCGCTGGCCGTCCGCAACTACCTCCGGGGCAGCCCCTTCGGGCATTTGGGCCGTGAGCAGGTAGAGGCCTGGGCTGCGTCCGAACTGGCTGCGCTCGCTCCCCAATCCCGCACCCTTGTCTTCCAGGCCATTGCGAATAGTTGTCCGGAGCGGACGGCACAGGGAGTTCTCCGCTGCGTCGTCGCCTACTTCGCCCAGCAACGATGACCGATTGAGAGCGCCCTTGGAGACACCAGCCCCTCCGCTCCGGCGACTGCCCTCTCAGCCTTCGGCACCGTCTCTCGCGCGGTAGGCGTTCAGGGGGCGCGGCGAGCTGAAGAAGAGGCAGGCCAGCAGCCGGCGGGAGGCTTGTCGCTCGCTGACGTGGCGAGCCGGCGCCGGCGTGCACGTAGGCCCGGAAGCCTGCGGGCCGTGCAATCTGCACCCCAGTTGTACTCAAGCCGCGTCCGGCAAGGGGTACAGCGTCACGATGGGCGACGACGAGCGGCTCCAGAAGCGCCTTCGCTCACGTCTTCAGTCGCGCGCGGGCCGCGCACAACTCCGCGAGCGTGTCGCAGAGAAAAAGTGAACAGCCATGCCCCGGCAGCCTTCACTTCATGGCGGGAGGGATGCAGCGCTGCATGAGCGGAAGCGGCGCCCCGCAGCAGGGCCAACCGGCCTCACCTCGTCAGCAACAGCGCTAAGAACGGCGCGTCGTTCCCCGGTCTGAAAAGCGGCGCTCCAGTCCACGGGCTCGACGTGAACAATGGGCGCACTCGGGAGAGACACGCCCACGGCAGGAAGTCGCGAGCCACGGACTCCACCGCCTTGAGCTCTGTCCTAAGCGGCCCATCGCCTCGCGGTGGCGCTTCAGCTCATTACGGAAGGACTCCCCCTGTGTCAGGGAAGTTGTCGCCTCGGCGGATGTGCCGGGCCTGGAGCCAACGAATAGCTTCGGCGAGAGGTGTCTGCGCCACGCCGTCATGTACAGGAAGACGTCCTTTGACACGCAAGGCCCCGAGGGCAGTCGCTTCGTGGAGCGAATCCTCACGGCCGTCACCACCCTCAAGCTGCAACGGCGCGGTGCCCTGAACTTCCTGACGGACACCATGCATGCTCATCGGCGTCGTCATCCTACGCCCTCGCTGCTGCCGACTCCCGAGGCGATTCAGCTTGAGAACGCTGCATGCGCCGGTGACCAGTTACCTCTGACTCAGTGGCTGCCGCCCACCGCCAGTAGCGCGCCGTCGGGGGAACCGCCCTGGAAGCGCGGCGCAGGACGGCTCCCGTTCGTCCCATGCTCGGGACTGACGCGTTGCACACATGCGATGGAGTCCGAGGGGAGAGGGCAATTGTTGGGGGGGCGGCCTCGGGATAGAAATCTCCGACGCAGAAGGAGGAGTGAATGTCGAGTCGAACCGTCTCCCGGAGGACGTTGCTCCAAGGTGCGTTGGTGGCAGTCGCATTCAATCCCATGAGCCGGAGCTGGGCCTCCACGCTGGAGGCTGGCGCGGTCCCCCTGCCGCCACTCGATGGCGAGTTGCTGATGGACACAGCGTCGCGGACCGCGGCCACAGAGGACTTCGGTCACATCCTCCACCGCACGCCGTGGGCGGTGCTCGTTCCCGGCTCGGTGAAGGACATCGTGGCCATGGTCCGCTTCGCGCGGCGCCAGGGCGTGAAGATCGCCGCCGCTCGGGGCCTCGGTGAGAGCCACAGCACCTTCGGCCAGTCCCAGGTGGCGGCGGGCATCGTCATCGACATGTCCACGCTGTCGACCGTCCACGAGATTGGCGAGAACAGCGCCTGGGTGGATGCGGGCGTCCGGTGGCACGAGCTGCTCCAGGCCTCGCTTCCCCACGGCAAGAGCCCGCCGGTGCTGACCGACTACATCGAGCTGAGCGTCGGTGGGACGCAGTCTGCGGGGGGCATCGGCGGGCAGGCGTTTCGCTGGGGCCTCCAGGTGGACAACGTCCTGGAAATGGACGTCGTCACGGGTCGGGGTGAGCTCGTGCGGTGCTCGCGCTGGCGTGAGCGGCCCCTGTTCGACGCCGTGCGCTCGGGCCTGGGCCAGTTCGGCATCATCGTACGAGCGAGAGTGCGGCTCGTCGAAGTGCCGCCCCGCGCTCGGACGTACACCGCGCTGTACAACGACCTCCACCGCTTCATGGAGGACCAGCGGCGGCTCATCGAGGACGGTCGCTTCGACTACGTCGAGGGCTCCGCCGTCGCCTCCAACGGGGGTCGGGCGTATCAGCTCGAGGTGGTGAAGTACTTCACGCCGGGCTCGGAGCCGAACGATGCGAGACTGCTCGCGGGCCTGGGCTTCCAGCCGGGAACGCTCCAGGTGAGCGACGGCAGCTACTTCGACTTCGCCAACCGGCTCGCGCCGTTGGTCGAACTGCTCAAGCAACTCGGCGTCTGGGGCTTCCCCCATCCGTGGCTGGACATGTTCGTCCCCGCCCGGTCCGCCGAGTCCTTCGTCCAGGAGGTCCTCTCGCAGACCACCGAGGCCGACATGGGGCAGGGGCCCATCCTCCTCTACCCCTTCCGCTCCTCGGAGCTGACCACGCCCTTCCTACGCACCCCCAACGACAGACACGTCTTCCTCTTCTCGCTGCTGCGCACCGCCATTCCACCGACGCCGGAGAACGTCGCATCCCTCCTGCGGAAGAACCGCGCCATCTTCGACCGGCTCACGGCCATCGGCGGGAAGATGTATCCCGTGGATGCCTTGCCCTTGAGCCCCGCCGACTGGCGCCGCCACTTCCACCCCGGCTGGGAGCGGTTCGAGCACGCGAAGCGGCGCTACGACCCGGACCACATCCTCACGCCGGGACAAGGTATCTTCTGATCAACGCCTCCCAAAGGGGCCTCCTCGTGCTCGGGGTCGCATCCCCTGGGAGCGGCTCCGAGGGGAGAGGCTGTGCGCTCAGGGCACGTACACCTCCGCCGTGGCAAGTGGGTGGGTTCATCTGGGCTTGCCCCGATTTCGCGGGGCAGGCTCAGACTCGTTACATTTGCTGCGAGCCCCTGACTGGCGCACCTTCCCAAGAGTCTTGGTAACCTGGGCGGCCATCTGTTCGTCCTGGGCCGGCGCGACGATGCGCTGGAGCCCACTCACGAGGCAGTTCGGCTTCAAAACGAGTGAGTCGCCGCGCATCCCGCGCATCATCGCTGTCACTCACCGTGGCCTCCCTTCCCGAGCAGGACCGAAGGGGCGCACACCGCTCATGAGCGATTCAACAAGAGGGGCGATGGCGCATGTGCCACCGCCCCTCTTCACTGCTTCAAGGCAACGTCAGGACGGCGTCAGTCCTCGCGCCGCCTCCACGCGAGGAGCGAGAGCAACGCCATCGCCAGCGGGAGCGCGGCAGTCGTCCCGGTGGACGAGCAACCGCTGGACTCCTTCGGCGCCGGGGGCGCCGGGCTCACCGTCACCGTGACCCGGTCCTCGGCGGACAGGCCACTCTCCGAGGAGACCTTCACCACGAAGACGAACTCCGTTGCGGCTGAGACCTCAGGCGCGGTGAACTGGACACGCGCCTGCGTCGCGTTCTGGAGCGTCACGGTGGGGCCCTCGCTCTGGCTCCACGCGTAGGTCAGCGTCCCCTGCTCCGGGTCCGTCGCCGTGGCCGTCAGCGTGACGGACTTCGCCGAGAAGGTGGCCACATCGTCCCCCGCGCTCACGGTGGGCGCGAGCGGCACGTGGCGCACCGTCACACTCACCGTCGCGGCCTCGCCACTCAACTGCCCGTCACTCACCACGAGCTGGAAGACGAGCTCCGCGCTCCCCTTGGCGACCGCGGGCGCGGTGAAGCTCGGGGTCAGCGTATCAGCGCCCGTCAGCGTGACGGGCAGGCCGGAGACCTGCGTCCACTGCTGGCTGACCACCGCGTCGCCGTCCGGGTCCTCCGCGCTTCCCTGGAGCGTCACCGTGCTCCCCTCGTCCACCGTCTGCGCGGTGCCCGCGGACACCGCCGGCGCCTTGTTCACCTGGCGCACGAGCACCTGGACCGTGTCCCTGTCCCGCAGACCGCCGTCCAGCACCGTCAGGCGGAAGGTCAGCATGGTATCGGCCAGCACCTCCGGCGCGGTGAAGCTGGGCGTGGCCGTGTCCGCGCCACTCATCGCGGCGAAGGGACCCGCCACCTGCTCCCAGCGGTACGTGAGCGCACCACCCGCCAGGCTGCTGCCGCTGCCCTGCAGTTGCACCACGGACAGCTCATCGACCGCCAGGTCCTCGCCCGCCTGCGCATCCACATGGCCCGTCGTGCAGACCCCCTGCTCGTCCACCAGCGCCGTGAAGGGCGTGTTCGCCAACCCCGTGAAGGCGATGTCATCGATGAACCAGCCAAAGCCCCCGGCCGCCTCATCCGTGCCAATGCGGAAGCGGATGCGAACCACCTTGTCCGCGAAGGCGGTGCCCAGGTTCACGCTCGACGTCACCATCTGCTTCTGCGTGAACGCGAAGCTCGCACCGCCGAAGGCTCGGCGCCCGGTGAGCGGATTGACGTTCCCTTCGTAGTTCGTGAGCGTGACGTTGTACCCGTTGGAGGTGATGCGGTTTCCGATATCGGTCCACGTCTGGCCGTCATCCTCCG
The window above is part of the Myxococcus xanthus genome. Proteins encoded here:
- a CDS encoding DUF1254 domain-containing protein, whose amino-acid sequence is MPITISLTEARAIAKDAYLYGWPLSENYNTIYAYSIDPENPNYKAPFNQIFNDSKVFTPADTAIVTPNSDTPYSFITADLRAEPLVISVPAMVPDNRYFSFQLIDLYTYNFSYIGTRATGNGGGHFLLAGPSWESGGDRSDFAGICYSASHFALLIGRTQLFEPDEISAVQDLQSQYKVQTLSEFRGDSKPPQALPISWPLPITGDKSKTPEVFGVINFMLQFCPTNPTEVGLMERFARIGVGAGLPFDVKSLSPDMLKAFEEGIADAWKEFEDLNKEVATGEADSNDFFGARESNNNNYLYRFAGAKIGIYGNSKQEAIYPMYSVDDAGQIPDGSTSKYTITLAKDEMPPAQAFWSITMYDAKTQLLINNPIKRYLVNSAMLEMGEFKTGEDGSLTFYLQKACPRKEDGEKKNWLPAPAAPFYAVMRLYVPEPRAYEGADRWIPPPMKRAGSVSEEST
- a CDS encoding lecithin retinol acyltransferase family protein, which gives rise to MARADHIKVARSTFWHHGIDLGDGSVVHFTGFEGGRKSTGCIRRTLLRDFIGKGKSEVVDYTTPVHVVDHTCLIALGMLRKGGYSLSFNNCEHFATYCKTGKHESQQVAESIQRIQFFTRGAVCNPAFLIAGPLAELIWRGGRAGAFHFRRFVRRLKEEAKEAAEAIEIGEVSWTFFRLMRTFVDAGGQHFVLHTSGQWFSVGTAGELTPIEEPSEAQSLMYVSREWLAYPPKLDCGPVKVREDAGGWWLLDGSGSATHPLPAALALTSGAPPAPWLGHAPLGALNAQLEAPDSLGEIQAAVAEVHRRGTGTWLTRHLLREVAEQEASGFPEQIRPAWQQIRLLAALSLNQIREPVPREGDTPTVVFLSRTGSMVRMRFDQADRADEPSGSGDSSSQR
- a CDS encoding FAD-binding protein gives rise to the protein MSSRTVSRRTLLQGALVAVAFNPMSRSWASTLEAGAVPLPPLDGELLMDTASRTAATEDFGHILHRTPWAVLVPGSVKDIVAMVRFARRQGVKIAAARGLGESHSTFGQSQVAAGIVIDMSTLSTVHEIGENSAWVDAGVRWHELLQASLPHGKSPPVLTDYIELSVGGTQSAGGIGGQAFRWGLQVDNVLEMDVVTGRGELVRCSRWRERPLFDAVRSGLGQFGIIVRARVRLVEVPPRARTYTALYNDLHRFMEDQRRLIEDGRFDYVEGSAVASNGGRAYQLEVVKYFTPGSEPNDARLLAGLGFQPGTLQVSDGSYFDFANRLAPLVELLKQLGVWGFPHPWLDMFVPARSAESFVQEVLSQTTEADMGQGPILLYPFRSSELTTPFLRTPNDRHVFLFSLLRTAIPPTPENVASLLRKNRAIFDRLTAIGGKMYPVDALPLSPADWRRHFHPGWERFEHAKRRYDPDHILTPGQGIF